In the Cololabis saira isolate AMF1-May2022 chromosome 7, fColSai1.1, whole genome shotgun sequence genome, one interval contains:
- the LOC133446776 gene encoding F-box/LRR-repeat protein 12-like has translation MSSIQLQLGPCLSAGVRFVSWGLLIWAQRVCAPDISPCRGFLGVLFTKMDEFKACNLDYFPENILIDVLSYLGVKELVRAGRVCKRWKRLIRDQRLWRTVDLTAWKGVTSRILWVLLRQYLGCGLRCLRLRGLLLSARGGTFLSESWLKALSTKCPRLSKLCLLHTDLRSLTNCHILPPSLRVLELRGCELPRGFFSQTLPILPAHEATSSAGTPQQGRDQKRKGLNSPSGIAIEWLVLNNVPSFTDLHLETLASWEKLSHLELRDTFRITASGLRSCAAKDGVSGVEGLSRLKFLEIGITGRQGYQLQMASLGLGAGWLGLEELSLGGKEVGPGLLCASRLKDLKRLCLWACTLSELQIARGCRMLRGLRQLEFLDVTFQPRQTPPVEEGEGGGVEQQDGEEGLGAGDNDEDRTQDTNDPFPSLRRSLAALLPSCTLVFTNCSVQINAD, from the exons ATGTCCAGTATCCAGCTCCAGCTCGGCCCGTGTCTCTCCGCCGGGGTGCGGTTTGTTTCCTGGGGATTACTGATTTGGGCGCAACGCGTGTGCGCACCTGATATCAGTCCGTGTCGAGGGTTTCTGGGAGTTTTGTTTACGAAAATGGATGAATTTAAAGCCTGTAACCTCGACTACTTCCCCGAAAACATACTGATAGATGTTTTGTCGTACTTGGGTGTCAAAGAGCTGGTCCGAGCGGGAAG AGTCTGTAAGAGATGGAAACGCCTTATTAGAGACCAGAGGTTGTGGAGGACTGTGGATTTGACCGCATGGAAAGGG GTGACATCCCGCATTCTTTGGGTCTTGCTGCGTCAGTACCTCGGTTGCGGATTAAGGTGCCTTCGCTTGCGGGGTTTGCTGCTCTCTGCCCGAGGCGGCACATTTCTCTCTGAGTCTTGGCTCAAAGCTTTGTCCACAAAATGCCCACGTCTGAGCAAGCTCTGTCTTCTCCATACAGACCTGAGAAGCTTGACCAACTGCCACATCCTGCCTCCATCTTTGCGAGTGCTGGAGCTTCGTGGTTGCGAGCTCCCTCGTGGTTTTTTCAGCCAGACCTTGCCGATCTTACCCGCTCATGAAGCCACATCCAGTGCTGGCACTCCACAGCAAGGCAGGGATCAGAAACGAAAAGGGCTCAACTCCCCTTCAGGCATTGCTATTGAGTGGTTAGTCCTCAACAATGTCCCCTCTTTCACAGACCTGCACCTGGAGACTCTGGCATCATGGGAGAAACTCAGTCACTTGGAGCTACGTGACACCTTTCGTATAACAGCCAGTGGTCTGCGAAGCTGTGCAGCCAAAGATGGTGTCTCTGGTGTAGAAGGTCTTTCCAGGCTCAAGTTTCTGGAAATAGGCATCACGGGGCGACAAGGCTACCAGTTGCAGATGGCCTCCCTGGGACTGGGAGCCGGATGGCTCGGCTTAGAAGAACTGAGTCTCGGTGGCAAGGAAGTGGGGCCGGGCCTGCTCTGCGCCAGCCGCCTGAAGGACCTGAAGCGCCTGTGCCTCTGGGCCTGCACTCTGAGCGAGCTGCAGATTGCGCGGGGCTGTCGGATGCTCCGCGGGCTCCGCCAGCTGGAGTTTTTGGATGTGACCTTCCAGCCACGGCAGACTCCACCAGTGGAAGAGGGGGAAGGAGGTGGCGTTGAACAGCAGGATGGAGAGGAAGGTTTAGGAGCAGGTGATAATGATGAGGACAGGACACAGGATACAAATGATCCTTTTCCAAGTCTGCGTCGCTCACTGGCTGCACTGCTGCCGTCTTGTACCCTGGTTTTCACCAACTGCTCAGTTCAGATTAATGCTGACTGA